The Deinococcus sp. AJ005 genome includes a window with the following:
- a CDS encoding LacI family DNA-binding transcriptional regulator, with translation MAKSSKPETGRVSIREVAAASGVSTATVSKVLSGRAEYPVRAETAERVRRVALELGYVPDVAARNLRTRQTGQLGVVLEAVGASEPDSLLGAMTTSNAVRRTFDGAIMAGLSDAARSLNVPALVVYPGSSGLHHTYLDGRVDGLLVSCDPLRGHQLLQDLAQLPLPVVALWTQRVPPGISSVDVDHTAGARQAVEHLLELGHTRIAFYGGGEASGVEHFQRREKGYREAMTAAGHSPLTAVHDGDLLVQTVRRGEVSAVFAETDLGAAAVVQALAGAGLSVPADLSLVGFDDILGAEYIAGGLTTVYQPAAEMAAEGVRVLLARLKGKPVSQTLLSPHLLVRRSTAPLTATQIQSHGN, from the coding sequence GTGGCTAAGTCGAGCAAGCCCGAAACCGGGCGCGTCAGCATCCGCGAGGTGGCCGCCGCGTCGGGCGTCAGCACGGCCACGGTCTCCAAGGTGCTGTCGGGCCGCGCGGAGTATCCAGTGCGTGCCGAGACCGCCGAGCGGGTCAGGCGGGTGGCGCTGGAGCTGGGCTATGTGCCGGACGTGGCCGCCCGCAACCTGCGGACCCGGCAGACCGGGCAACTGGGCGTGGTGCTGGAAGCCGTGGGCGCGTCGGAACCCGACAGTCTGCTGGGGGCCATGACCACCAGCAACGCGGTGCGCCGGACCTTTGACGGCGCGATCATGGCGGGCCTCAGCGACGCGGCACGTAGCCTGAACGTGCCCGCACTGGTGGTCTATCCGGGCAGCAGCGGCCTGCACCACACCTATCTGGACGGGCGGGTGGACGGGCTGCTGGTCAGTTGCGATCCGTTGCGTGGCCACCAGTTGCTCCAGGATCTGGCACAGTTGCCGCTGCCCGTGGTGGCGCTGTGGACCCAGCGGGTGCCGCCGGGCATCAGCAGCGTGGACGTGGACCATACGGCGGGCGCGCGGCAGGCCGTCGAGCATCTGCTGGAGCTGGGGCACACCCGCATCGCCTTTTACGGCGGTGGTGAGGCCAGCGGCGTCGAACACTTCCAGCGCCGGGAAAAGGGCTACCGGGAAGCGATGACCGCCGCCGGACACTCCCCTCTGACCGCCGTGCATGACGGTGATCTGCTGGTGCAGACCGTCAGACGGGGCGAGGTGAGCGCGGTCTTCGCCGAAACCGATCTGGGCGCGGCGGCGGTGGTACAGGCCCTCGCCGGGGCCGGGCTGAGCGTTCCCGCCGACCTCTCGCTGGTGGGCTTCGACGACATCCTGGGCGCGGAATACATCGCGGGCGGCCTGACGACGGTGTATCAGCCCGCAGCAGAGATGGCGGCGGAAGGTGTGCGGGTGCTGCTGGCCCGGCTGAAGGGGAAGCCCGTGTCGCAGACGCTGCTGTCCCCGCATCTGCTGGTGCGCCGCAGCACCGCGCCGTTGACTGCTACCCAGATCCAGAGTCACGGCAACTGA
- a CDS encoding sugar phosphate isomerase/epimerase — MPRPVTLFTGQWADLPLAQLAPLARQMGFDGLELACWGDHFDVQRALKEDGYVEGVRELLAKHGLQVHAIGNHLVGQAVCDPIDERHKSIVPAHVWGDGDPEGVRVRAAQEIIDTGKAARKLGVNVVTGFTGSSIWHSLYAFPPTDQAYWERGFADFAQRFTPILDAFAEVDVNFALEVHPTEIAFDTASAARALDAVGNHPRFGFNYDPSHLAYQGVDYVGFIRRFPQRIYHVHIKDVWWGHGSGEVGVFGGHTTFGDRRRFWDFRSVGRGDVKFEDIIVALHDIGYEGPLSIEWEDARMDRVAGATESAAYTRRLDFPPSDVVFDAAFAKEEA, encoded by the coding sequence ATGCCAAGACCTGTCACTTTATTTACCGGCCAGTGGGCCGATCTTCCGCTGGCCCAACTCGCACCGCTGGCCAGACAGATGGGCTTCGACGGCCTGGAATTGGCCTGCTGGGGCGATCATTTCGACGTGCAGCGTGCGCTGAAAGAAGACGGCTACGTAGAAGGCGTGCGCGAGTTGCTCGCCAAACACGGTCTGCAAGTTCACGCCATCGGCAACCATCTGGTGGGGCAGGCGGTGTGTGATCCCATCGACGAGCGGCACAAATCCATCGTTCCCGCGCACGTCTGGGGCGACGGCGATCCCGAGGGTGTGCGCGTGCGGGCGGCCCAGGAAATCATCGACACCGGCAAGGCGGCGCGCAAGCTGGGTGTAAATGTGGTGACCGGCTTTACCGGATCGAGCATCTGGCACAGCCTCTACGCCTTTCCGCCCACCGATCAGGCGTACTGGGAACGCGGGTTTGCGGACTTCGCCCAGCGCTTCACACCCATCCTAGACGCGTTTGCGGAAGTGGACGTGAACTTCGCACTGGAGGTTCACCCCACCGAAATCGCTTTCGATACGGCCAGCGCCGCCCGTGCCCTGGACGCCGTGGGCAACCACCCGCGCTTCGGTTTCAACTACGATCCCAGCCATCTGGCGTATCAGGGCGTGGATTACGTGGGCTTCATTCGACGCTTCCCCCAGCGCATCTACCACGTTCACATCAAAGACGTGTGGTGGGGCCACGGCAGCGGCGAGGTGGGCGTCTTCGGCGGCCACACCACCTTCGGTGACAGACGGCGCTTCTGGGACTTTCGCTCGGTGGGACGCGGCGACGTGAAATTCGAGGACATCATCGTGGCGCTGCACGACATCGGGTATGAAGGTCCCCTGAGCATCGAGTGGGAGGACGCCCGCATGGACCGGGTGGCCGGCGCAACCGAGAGTGCGGCCTACACGCGCCGCCTGGATTTCCCGCCGTCGGACGTGGTCTTCGACGCGGCCTTCGCCAAGGAAGAGGCGTGA
- the xylF gene encoding D-xylose ABC transporter substrate-binding protein, translated as MKRMGILTAVLGLSLLASPALAQKQVVVGVSWSNFQEERWKTDEAAIKAQLDKMGAKYISADAQSSNEKQLSDIESLVTRGATVLLVLAQDTEAVLPAIAKAKADGIPVVSYDRLIEDPWAFYISFDNKEVGRLQAKMILDAKPKGNYAFIKGSPSDPNAALLYAGQLEVLDKAIKSGAIKNVGSQFTEGWQPEIAQRNMEQMLTANQNKIDAVVASNDGTAGGAVSALAGVGLAGKIPISGQDADKAALNRIARGLQTGTVWKDSRTLGTEAAKIAVQLAGGAKVNAIKGSSTFNGGPKKVAVSSILLKPVVITKANLGTLITAKWATKAEICNGVTGAAAPAACR; from the coding sequence ATGAAACGAATGGGTATCTTGACCGCAGTTCTCGGCCTGAGCCTTCTCGCCTCGCCCGCCCTGGCTCAGAAACAGGTGGTGGTGGGCGTCAGTTGGTCCAACTTTCAGGAGGAGCGCTGGAAGACAGACGAAGCGGCGATCAAGGCGCAACTGGACAAGATGGGGGCCAAGTACATCAGCGCCGATGCCCAGAGTTCCAACGAGAAGCAGCTCTCGGACATCGAGAGTCTGGTGACGCGCGGCGCAACCGTGTTGCTGGTGCTGGCCCAGGACACCGAGGCCGTGCTGCCCGCCATCGCCAAGGCCAAGGCCGACGGCATTCCCGTGGTGTCCTATGACCGCCTGATCGAGGACCCCTGGGCGTTCTACATCTCCTTCGACAACAAGGAAGTTGGTCGGTTGCAGGCCAAGATGATTCTGGACGCCAAACCCAAGGGCAATTACGCCTTTATCAAGGGCAGCCCCAGCGATCCCAACGCGGCGCTGCTGTACGCCGGGCAACTGGAAGTGCTGGACAAGGCGATCAAGTCCGGCGCGATCAAGAACGTGGGCAGCCAGTTCACCGAAGGCTGGCAGCCCGAGATCGCCCAGCGCAACATGGAGCAGATGTTGACCGCCAACCAGAACAAGATTGACGCGGTGGTGGCCTCCAACGACGGCACGGCAGGGGGCGCGGTCTCGGCACTGGCGGGCGTGGGGCTGGCGGGCAAGATTCCCATCTCGGGCCAGGACGCCGACAAGGCCGCCCTGAACCGGATTGCCAGAGGACTGCAAACCGGGACCGTCTGGAAGGACTCGCGCACGCTGGGAACGGAAGCAGCCAAGATCGCCGTACAACTGGCGGGCGGCGCCAAGGTCAACGCCATCAAGGGCAGCAGCACCTTCAACGGCGGCCCCAAGAAGGTGGCAGTGTCCAGCATCCTCCTCAAGCCTGTCGTGATCACCAAGGCCAACCTGGGCACGCTGATCACCGCCAAGTGGGCCACCAAGGCTGAGATCTGCAACGGCGTGACGGGCGCTGCGGCCCCGGCAGCCTGCCGCTAA
- a CDS encoding ABC transporter substrate-binding protein — MSQTLKKLAVLSISLLASAALAQTKQVIGVSIPSADHGWTGGVVYWANQTKTELEKMYPGLTVIVKTAKDANEQANQIQDMYTVNKINALVILPQESAPLTRPVANLKNKGVFTVVVDRALTDPKAQDAYVAGDNPGLGRVSGEYVGKTLGGKGNVVVLRGIATVIDNQRVDAFDKVMKEKYPNVKILDRQYANWNRDDGFKVMQDYLTRFPKIDAVWAQDDDIAVGVLKAIEQAGRKDIKFVLGGAGMKEMIKKVQDGDPLITADVTYPPNMIREAMLLTAKSRMTKTAMPKTTIIPSQLVTKDNAAKFYFPNSPF, encoded by the coding sequence ATGTCTCAAACCCTAAAAAAACTCGCCGTCCTGTCCATCTCGCTGCTGGCCTCTGCCGCGCTGGCGCAAACGAAGCAGGTCATCGGTGTCTCCATCCCATCAGCGGACCACGGCTGGACGGGCGGCGTGGTGTACTGGGCCAACCAGACCAAAACAGAGCTGGAAAAGATGTATCCGGGCCTGACGGTGATCGTCAAGACGGCCAAGGACGCCAACGAGCAGGCCAACCAGATTCAGGACATGTACACGGTCAACAAGATCAATGCGCTGGTGATCCTGCCGCAGGAGAGTGCGCCGCTGACCCGGCCCGTCGCCAACCTCAAGAACAAGGGCGTGTTCACGGTGGTGGTGGACCGCGCGCTGACCGATCCCAAGGCGCAGGACGCCTACGTGGCCGGGGACAATCCGGGCCTGGGCCGCGTGAGTGGCGAATACGTGGGCAAAACGTTGGGCGGCAAGGGCAACGTGGTGGTGCTGCGCGGCATTGCCACCGTGATCGACAACCAGCGCGTGGACGCCTTCGACAAGGTGATGAAGGAGAAGTACCCGAACGTCAAGATTCTGGACCGGCAGTACGCCAACTGGAACCGCGACGACGGCTTCAAGGTCATGCAGGACTACCTGACCCGGTTTCCCAAGATCGACGCCGTATGGGCGCAGGACGACGATATTGCCGTGGGCGTGCTGAAGGCCATTGAGCAGGCCGGGCGCAAGGACATCAAATTCGTGCTGGGCGGCGCGGGCATGAAGGAAATGATCAAGAAGGTGCAGGACGGCGATCCCCTGATCACTGCCGACGTGACCTACCCGCCCAACATGATCCGCGAGGCCATGCTGCTGACCGCCAAATCGCGCATGACCAAAACCGCCATGCCCAAGACCACGATCATTCCCAGCCAACTGGTGACCAAGGACAATGCCGCCAAGTTCTACTTCCCGAATTCTCCGTTCTGA
- a CDS encoding Gfo/Idh/MocA family protein, with protein MSDYQRPLRLAMVGGGQDAFIGAVHRHAAALDGRYVLVAGALSSTPERSRESGAALGLPPERSYGTWQDLLDGEKNREDGAEVISIVTPNHLHFPVALAAVQAGFHVICDKPLVPTLKEAQELEAAVRQAGTAFAVTYNYSGYPMIRQAREMVRKGELGSVRKVIVEYHQGWLATEQTGKQAEWRTDPARSGPAGALGDIGTHAEQLTTFVSGLSLAEVAAELTAFVPGRPLDDDASMLLRFEGGARGVLTVSQIEIGRENDLRLSVFGTKGSLSWRQEDPNHLLFDQLDRPRQILTRGGPGTGGAANAMTRLPAGHPEAFIEAFANIYRAVADDLAARERGEGVNPDYPTVSDGVQGVEFMTFVLESAAANGNWVSLKGSG; from the coding sequence GTGAGCGACTATCAGCGCCCCCTTCGGCTGGCAATGGTGGGCGGTGGGCAGGACGCCTTTATCGGCGCAGTCCATCGGCACGCGGCGGCGCTGGACGGGCGCTACGTGCTGGTGGCCGGGGCGCTGTCCAGCACGCCGGAAAGGTCCAGAGAATCCGGCGCGGCGCTGGGCCTGCCGCCGGAGCGCAGTTACGGCACCTGGCAGGACCTTTTAGACGGCGAGAAAAACAGGGAGGACGGCGCAGAGGTCATCAGCATCGTCACGCCCAATCATCTGCACTTCCCGGTGGCGCTGGCAGCGGTTCAGGCCGGGTTTCACGTCATCTGCGATAAGCCCCTGGTGCCCACTCTCAAGGAAGCACAGGAGTTGGAGGCAGCCGTCCGACAGGCTGGAACCGCCTTCGCCGTGACCTACAACTATAGCGGCTACCCGATGATCCGTCAGGCCCGCGAGATGGTCCGCAAGGGCGAGCTGGGGAGCGTCCGCAAGGTGATCGTGGAATACCACCAGGGCTGGCTGGCCACCGAGCAGACGGGCAAACAGGCCGAGTGGCGCACCGATCCGGCCCGCAGCGGTCCTGCCGGGGCGCTGGGCGACATAGGCACCCACGCCGAGCAACTGACGACGTTTGTCAGTGGATTATCGCTGGCAGAGGTGGCCGCCGAGCTGACCGCCTTCGTACCGGGCCGCCCGCTGGACGACGACGCCAGCATGTTGCTGCGTTTTGAAGGGGGCGCAAGGGGCGTACTGACCGTCTCCCAGATCGAGATTGGCCGCGAGAATGACTTGCGCCTGTCCGTCTTCGGCACAAAGGGCAGCTTGAGCTGGCGGCAGGAAGACCCCAATCACCTCCTTTTTGACCAACTGGACAGGCCCCGGCAGATTCTGACGCGTGGCGGGCCGGGCACAGGCGGCGCGGCCAATGCCATGACCCGTCTTCCCGCAGGCCATCCCGAAGCGTTTATCGAGGCGTTCGCCAACATCTACCGCGCCGTGGCCGACGATCTGGCGGCGCGGGAACGGGGCGAGGGCGTCAACCCCGACTACCCCACAGTCAGCGACGGCGTGCAGGGCGTGGAGTTTATGACGTTCGTGCTGGAAAGTGCAGCAGCGAATGGAAACTGGGTTAGCCTGAAAGGCAGTGGCTAA